CGCCCCGTGTCATTACGGTCAACACGCCGCTGTACACTGTAAAAATATCAGAAAAGGGGGCGGAATTTAAAAATGTAATCTTAAAAAAATATAAACAGAGCATTACTCCCGGTTCACCCTTATACGAAATGATATCTCCGGACACGAGAGAAGGAACGGTACGGCTCGGGTTTGACCGCAACAGTTTTGCTGGTCTGGAACAGGCCGTATTTTTAACAGATCTCGAGCCAGATGCCGTGGACATTCTGGAAAAACCCCGGGATGTTTCATTTTTATGGAAATCACCGCAGGGATTTATGATTAAAAAGACCTTTATCTTTGCACCCGAAACATACCTGATCGGCCTGTCCGTGACCTTGGCAAACGGTTCCGATCAAACCTTTAAAGATAGCATGTTTGTGTCATTGTTACAGCCCGTTGCACCAAAAGGGAGTCAGCTGGGTTTCGAAGGGCCCAGCGCGCTGATCAACAATGCCGTCGAGCAGGTCAAAGCCAAAAAAATAAAGGACCAAAACGTATATCCTGGAAAACTAAAATGGCTGGCGATTCAAGATCGTTATTTTATCTCCGCGATTATTCCCGACAAACCGGATGAAGCCAGCATGCGTCTTTTTCTAAAAGAAAACGATATGCTGGAAAACCAGTATTTACAACCGGAAAGCGTGATCAACCCCGGGTCCCAACTCGTTTTCAAGTACAATCTTTTTTTCGGGCCCAAAAGCCTAAGCGTCCTGAAAAAAATCGGTTATGATCTCAATAAAGCCGTTAATTTCGGCTGGTTCGATTTATTAGCCAAGCCGTTGGTCTGGATCATGAATTTTCTATATGATCATTTTATACCCAACTACGGAGTTGCCATTATCATTTTAACCATCATTACCAAGATTATCCTGTGGCCGCTGGGAACCAAAAGCTATAAATCCATGTCTGAAATGAAAAAAATTCAGCCGTTAATGGCTGGTATCAGGGAAAAATATGGTAAAGACAAGAAAAAAATAAATGAAGAAATGATGGCTTTGTATAGAACATATAAAGTAAACCCTTTGGGCGGGTGCCTTCCTATGGTTGTTCAAATTCCGGTGTTCTTTGCCCTTTACCGAATGTTGTACGAAGCCATAGAGCTCAGGCATGCGCCTTTTATCGGCTGGATCAATGACCTTTCCGCACCGGACCGGCTCTTTAGGTTTGGTTTTTCGATCCCTTTTATGCAACCGCCTTACGGTATTCCGGTATTAACCATAATTATGGGGATCACCATGCTGGTGCAGCAGAAAATGTCACCGCCACCGGGCGATCCTGCCCAGGCCAAAATGATGATGTTAATGCCGGTGGTTTTTACAGCGATCTTTATCAATTTTTCTTCGGGTCTTGTTTTATACTGGCTGGTAAACAATATTCTGTCAATAGCCCAACAGTATTACGTTTCAAAGAAAGCTGCTTAATAACGGAGGTTATCCATGTCGCCTTGTTTCGAATTTGAAGGCAAGAGTGTTGAAAAGGCTGTCAAAAAAGCGTGCGATGAATTGAATATGCCTAAAGAGGAACTCCAACACGATATTATTTCTTATGGATCAACCGGAATTTTCGGCCTGGTCGGGAGCAGGAAGGCGCGGATTCGTGTCACCGTACCGGAGCCGCCCCCGGAGCCGGAATCTAAATCGGGAGAAAAAACAAAAAGTTCCAAACCGTTCCGGGAGCAAGCCATAGAAGTGTCCGAGACGCTGAAAACAATCGAAACCCATGAGTGTGAACTCTGTTTTGTATCGGACGACCCCAAAACGGTCGGCATAGATGCTTTGCAGCGCATCGTTGATTTAATTACCGCTGATGCCAAAATACAGGCAGGTGCGGAAGGTGGCAGGATTGTATTTAATATAAAAGGCGGCAATTCCGCCGTCCTCATCGGCAAACGGGGACAAACCCTTGAAGCGGTTCAATATCTTGTTGAGAAAATTATCAACAAACGCCGAGAAGAACGAATCCACGTCCAGGTGGATGTTGAAGGCTATATGCAAAACAGACGCGCCAACCTGCAAAAACTGGCCGAACGTCTTGCTGAAAAAGCGCAAATGACGGGCAAGCCGGCAAAAATAGGGCAGATGAATGCTTACGACAGAAGAATCGTCCATCTCGCCTTAAAGGATAATAGCGCGGTAAGAACCCAAAGCATGGGCGAGGGCTATTTAAGAAAGCTTGTTATATTTCCAAAAAAAACGTCTTTCCGTAAGAAAAGGCCTGACTGATAATCAATGGGAACGGACACCATCGCCGCCATAGCAACACCCATCGGCAGAGGCGGTATCGGTATTATTAAAATTTCCGGGAGCGATGCCGTATCCATTGCCAAGTCTGTTTTTCAAAGGTCTGCCGATTCATCCGACAGGTCACAAGCCGCGGACGCACCGCTTTTTTCCGCCCTGCAATCTCACCGCCTTTATCACGGGCATATTCTGGATTTAGAGAACGGGAAGGTTCTGGACGAGGTTTTGCTTGCGGTGATGTTGGCACCACACACCTATACCAGAGAGGATGTTGTTGAAATAAACTCACATTCCGGGCCTGTGGTACTCGCTTCGATTCTCGAACTGGTGTTAAAGAAGGGTGCCCGATTGGCTGCACCGGGAGAGTTTACCAAAAGGGCCTATCTCAACGGGCGGATTGACCTGACACAGGCTGAAGCGGTTGTGGATATCATCAATTCCAGGACCGGAAAATCTCTTGAAATTGCCGCTTCGCAGATAAAGGGTGATTTGAAAAGAAAGGTTGAATCCATCAGGGACGTTTTACTCGACATCCTGGCTGGAACAGAAGCGGCCATAGATTTTCCGGATGATGCTGAAGATGTCGTCAACATTAAAACGGTTGGAATTATCACAGATAAAGTTGTGGCCCCGCTTAAGGAGTTGGTGCAACACCATGAAAATGCACATGTTTTAAGAGACGGCATAAAAATGGCGGTTGTCGGAAAACCGAATGTCGGCAAATCGAGCCTTATGAACCGGTTGATCCAAAGCGACCGTGCGATTGTTACACCAATCCCCGGCACCACCCGAGATTTGATCGAAGAAACCTTGAATATTCGCGGAATCCCGGTTATTGTTGCAGACACCGCCGGCCTTCATGAAACAGAGGACCCGGTCGAGGTCATCGGCATCCAAAAGACCCGGGAGTATATCCGCAGTGCTGATCTGATACTTTTTATGGTTGATGCCAGCGAGCCGTTAACCAACGAGGATTATAGAATATATGAGACCATCCAAGACAAGCAGGTAATCCTTGTCGTTAATAAGACCGACCTTGTGGCAGAGGATTTTGAACTCGAATGCCCCGGTTCGTGGCGGCAAACAGCAAGCACAAAAATATCGGCGCTCTATGGCCAGGGCTTCAGCGAGATTAAGGATTTAATCGCAAAGGTTTTTCTCGGTGAATATCAGATTGAAGCCGGCAGTAAAATCGTTCCCAATTTGCGGCATAAAATTGCCCTGGAACGAGGTCTTCAACTGGCGGTTTCCGCTGTCGAGGAAATAAATAAACAGACACCTTTCGAGTTGATCGCCATCGATATCCGGGAGGCGATCGACGCCCTTGGAGAAATTATCGGACTTACGACCCGGGAGGACGTCATTGATCAGATTTTCAACCGCTTCTGTATCGGAAAGTAAGTGAGGAGTCGGGGAATTTTCGCTGTTAAGCCGCTCCATGGATAATCTCATACAAACAGCACGCGCTTTAAGCTATGATTATCCATTTTCAAATTTCAACACTTGCAGCCTCTATTTATTAAGAAGTTGCGCAAGCATGAATGTTTCACGTGAAACATTCATATAAAATTGCAAAGGGGTTTTGTGATGGAAATAGACTTTAAGCCGTACTTCGAAAAATATATGGCGGTTTCGAAAATGGCGGACGACGTTTTTCAACGTGTACAAAAGGAGCACCCGGAATGTGTAACCTGCAAGATTAAGTGCGCCGACTGCTGCCATGCGATTTTTGATATTACCCTGATCGAAGCGATTTACATCAACCATCAATTCGATCAGAAATTTCAGGGACAAGAACGTGAACAGCTTGTCGAAAAATCAAACGGGGCTGACCGCAAGGTACACATGATTAAAAGGAATGCATACAGAAAGAGCCAGTCCGGAAAGAAAGAAATTGATATTCTGGTGGAATTGGCGGCGGAACGCTGCCGCTGTCCCCTTCTGAACGAAAAGGATTTATGTGACCTTTATGAATATCGGCCGATAACCTGCAGGCTATACGGAATTCCTACATCCATCGGAGGAGCCGGACATACTTGTGGAAAATCGGGCTTTGTAAAGGGCGAACAATATCCATCGGTTAACCTGGATGTGATTCAAAGGAAGCTGTTCGCAATTTCTCAGGAATTGGTTTCAAGCATCAAGACCAGGTACGTCAAAATGGCGGAGATGCTCATACCCGTATCCATGGCGCTTATTACGGTATACGATTTGGAATATCTTGGAATCGATAACTCCGAAAAAGTTACGGAAAAAAGGGGGGAACAGCCATGACTAAAATCTCCCCCGCGGAACAGGAAGAGAGAAAGAAGGCTATTTTCGACAGCATGTCGCCGAGGCGCCAGAAGCACATCCTGAAAAAGGGATATGAAAAATGGGACCCGTTTATAGAGCCCAAGGATCCCATAGATATCCGCAAAGACAAAACCAAACGCACCACCCAAATGCTCGTACGCGAGTTTTTGCAGTCAAAATCTTCAGAAGATTACAGCAATTCGTACGGGAGCGGTGTTTTTGAGATTTGCCTGGGAATCATCAACGATGATGACCGCTACAAGGGCATGTTTGAGTTTTCAGTC
This genomic interval from Candidatus Desulfatibia profunda contains the following:
- the yidC gene encoding membrane protein insertase YidC, whose product is MDNARLIIAVGLSILIFIVWDYFFVGKKKVQQPKQQSQVGQQVEKAPQAPRKEQAAITVAPAQAAIQPQSARPPRVITVNTPLYTVKISEKGAEFKNVILKKYKQSITPGSPLYEMISPDTREGTVRLGFDRNSFAGLEQAVFLTDLEPDAVDILEKPRDVSFLWKSPQGFMIKKTFIFAPETYLIGLSVTLANGSDQTFKDSMFVSLLQPVAPKGSQLGFEGPSALINNAVEQVKAKKIKDQNVYPGKLKWLAIQDRYFISAIIPDKPDEASMRLFLKENDMLENQYLQPESVINPGSQLVFKYNLFFGPKSLSVLKKIGYDLNKAVNFGWFDLLAKPLVWIMNFLYDHFIPNYGVAIIILTIITKIILWPLGTKSYKSMSEMKKIQPLMAGIREKYGKDKKKINEEMMALYRTYKVNPLGGCLPMVVQIPVFFALYRMLYEAIELRHAPFIGWINDLSAPDRLFRFGFSIPFMQPPYGIPVLTIIMGITMLVQQKMSPPPGDPAQAKMMMLMPVVFTAIFINFSSGLVLYWLVNNILSIAQQYYVSKKAA
- a CDS encoding Jag N-terminal domain-containing protein, translated to MSPCFEFEGKSVEKAVKKACDELNMPKEELQHDIISYGSTGIFGLVGSRKARIRVTVPEPPPEPESKSGEKTKSSKPFREQAIEVSETLKTIETHECELCFVSDDPKTVGIDALQRIVDLITADAKIQAGAEGGRIVFNIKGGNSAVLIGKRGQTLEAVQYLVEKIINKRREERIHVQVDVEGYMQNRRANLQKLAERLAEKAQMTGKPAKIGQMNAYDRRIVHLALKDNSAVRTQSMGEGYLRKLVIFPKKTSFRKKRPD
- the mnmE gene encoding tRNA uridine-5-carboxymethylaminomethyl(34) synthesis GTPase MnmE → MGTDTIAAIATPIGRGGIGIIKISGSDAVSIAKSVFQRSADSSDRSQAADAPLFSALQSHRLYHGHILDLENGKVLDEVLLAVMLAPHTYTREDVVEINSHSGPVVLASILELVLKKGARLAAPGEFTKRAYLNGRIDLTQAEAVVDIINSRTGKSLEIAASQIKGDLKRKVESIRDVLLDILAGTEAAIDFPDDAEDVVNIKTVGIITDKVVAPLKELVQHHENAHVLRDGIKMAVVGKPNVGKSSLMNRLIQSDRAIVTPIPGTTRDLIEETLNIRGIPVIVADTAGLHETEDPVEVIGIQKTREYIRSADLILFMVDASEPLTNEDYRIYETIQDKQVILVVNKTDLVAEDFELECPGSWRQTASTKISALYGQGFSEIKDLIAKVFLGEYQIEAGSKIVPNLRHKIALERGLQLAVSAVEEINKQTPFELIAIDIREAIDALGEIIGLTTREDVIDQIFNRFCIGK
- a CDS encoding YkgJ family cysteine cluster protein produces the protein MEIDFKPYFEKYMAVSKMADDVFQRVQKEHPECVTCKIKCADCCHAIFDITLIEAIYINHQFDQKFQGQEREQLVEKSNGADRKVHMIKRNAYRKSQSGKKEIDILVELAAERCRCPLLNEKDLCDLYEYRPITCRLYGIPTSIGGAGHTCGKSGFVKGEQYPSVNLDVIQRKLFAISQELVSSIKTRYVKMAEMLIPVSMALITVYDLEYLGIDNSEKVTEKRGEQP